The proteins below are encoded in one region of Pongo pygmaeus isolate AG05252 chromosome 20, NHGRI_mPonPyg2-v2.0_pri, whole genome shotgun sequence:
- the LOC129019799 gene encoding sialic acid-binding Ig-like lectin 14 isoform X2: METCCPCCCCPCCGGEEPGYELQVQKSVTVQEGLCVFVPCSFSYPWSSWYSSPRLYVYWFRDGESQYYSQAVATNDPGRGVKPETRGRFRLLGDVWKKNCSLSIGDARMRDTGSYFFYMERGNDVRHSYQQNKLNLEVTALIEKPDIHFLEPLESGRPTRLSCSLPGSCEAGRPFTFSWTWNALSPLDPETTRSSELTLTPRPEDHGTNLTCQVKRQGAQVTTERTVQLNVSYAPQNLAISIFFRNGTGTALRILSNGMSVPILEGQSLFLACTVDSNPPASLSWFREGKALNPSQTSVSGILELPNIGATEGGEFTCQVRHPLGSQHLSFILSVERSSSSCICVTEKQQGSWPLVLTLIRGAVMGAGFLLTYSLTWIYYTRCGGPQWSRAERPG, from the exons ATGGAGACATGctgcccctgctgctgctgcccctgcTGTGGGGGG GAGGAGCCAGGGTACGAGCTGCAAGTGCAGAAGTCGGTGACGGTGCAGGAGGGCCTGTGCGTCTTTGTGCCCTGCTCCTTCTCTTACCCCTGGAGTTCCTGGTATTCCTCTCCCCGACTCTACGTCTACTGGTTCCGGGACGGGGAGAGCCAATACTACAGTCAGGCTGTGGCCACAAACGACCCAGGCAGAGGAGTGAAGCCAGAGACACGGGGCCGATTCCGCCTCCTTGGGGACGTCTGGAAGAAGAACTGCTCACTGAGCATTGGAGATGCCAGAATGCGGGACACGGGAAGCTATTTCTTCTACATGGAGAGAGGAAATGATGTAAGACACAGCTACCAACAGAATAAGCTGAACTTGGAGGTGACAG CCCTGATAGAGAAACCCGATATCCACTTTCTGGAGCCTCTGGAGTCCGGCCGCCCCACAAGGCTGAGCTGCAGCCTTCCAGGATCCTGTGAAGCGGGACGACCTTTCACATTCTCCTGGACATGGAATGCCCTCAGCCCCCTGGACCCTGAGACCACCCGCTCCTCGGAGCTCACCCTCACCCCGAGGCCCGAGGACCATGGCACCAACCTCACCTGTCAGGTGAAACGCCAAGGAGCTCAGGTGACCACGGAGAGAACTGTCCAGCTCAATGTCTCCT ATGCTCCACAGAACCTCGCCATCAGCATCTTCTTCAGAAATGGCACAGGCACAG CCCTGCGGATCCTGAGCAATGGCATGTCGGTGCCCATCCTGGAGGGCCAGTCCCTGTTCCTCGCCTGCACAGTTGacagcaatccccctgcctcactGAGCTGGTTCCGGGAGGGAAAAGCCCTCAATCCTTCCCAGACCTCAGTGTCTGGGATCCTGGAGCTGCCCAACATAGGAGCTACAGAGGGAGGGGAATTCACCTGCCAGGTTCGGCACCCACTGGGCTCCCAGCACCTGTCCTTCATCCTTTCTGTGGAGA GAAGCTCCTCTTCCTGCATATGTGTAACTGAGAAACAGCAGGGCTCCTGGCCCCTTGTCCTCACCTTGATCAGGGGGGCTGTCATGGGGGCTGGCTTCCTCCTAACCTACAGCCTCACCTGGATCTACTATACCAG GTGTGGAGGCCCCCAGTGGAGCAGGGCTGAGAGGCCTGGCTGA
- the LOC129019799 gene encoding sialic acid-binding Ig-like lectin 14 isoform X1 has product MLPLLLLPLLWGGSLQEEPGYELQVQKSVTVQEGLCVFVPCSFSYPWSSWYSSPRLYVYWFRDGESQYYSQAVATNDPGRGVKPETRGRFRLLGDVWKKNCSLSIGDARMRDTGSYFFYMERGNDVRHSYQQNKLNLEVTALIEKPDIHFLEPLESGRPTRLSCSLPGSCEAGRPFTFSWTWNALSPLDPETTRSSELTLTPRPEDHGTNLTCQVKRQGAQVTTERTVQLNVSYAPQNLAISIFFRNGTGTALRILSNGMSVPILEGQSLFLACTVDSNPPASLSWFREGKALNPSQTSVSGILELPNIGATEGGEFTCQVRHPLGSQHLSFILSVERSSSSCICVTEKQQGSWPLVLTLIRGAVMGAGFLLTYSLTWIYYTRCGGPQWSRAERPG; this is encoded by the exons ATGctgcccctgctgctgctgcccctgcTGTGGGGGG GGTCCCTGCAGGAGGAGCCAGGGTACGAGCTGCAAGTGCAGAAGTCGGTGACGGTGCAGGAGGGCCTGTGCGTCTTTGTGCCCTGCTCCTTCTCTTACCCCTGGAGTTCCTGGTATTCCTCTCCCCGACTCTACGTCTACTGGTTCCGGGACGGGGAGAGCCAATACTACAGTCAGGCTGTGGCCACAAACGACCCAGGCAGAGGAGTGAAGCCAGAGACACGGGGCCGATTCCGCCTCCTTGGGGACGTCTGGAAGAAGAACTGCTCACTGAGCATTGGAGATGCCAGAATGCGGGACACGGGAAGCTATTTCTTCTACATGGAGAGAGGAAATGATGTAAGACACAGCTACCAACAGAATAAGCTGAACTTGGAGGTGACAG CCCTGATAGAGAAACCCGATATCCACTTTCTGGAGCCTCTGGAGTCCGGCCGCCCCACAAGGCTGAGCTGCAGCCTTCCAGGATCCTGTGAAGCGGGACGACCTTTCACATTCTCCTGGACATGGAATGCCCTCAGCCCCCTGGACCCTGAGACCACCCGCTCCTCGGAGCTCACCCTCACCCCGAGGCCCGAGGACCATGGCACCAACCTCACCTGTCAGGTGAAACGCCAAGGAGCTCAGGTGACCACGGAGAGAACTGTCCAGCTCAATGTCTCCT ATGCTCCACAGAACCTCGCCATCAGCATCTTCTTCAGAAATGGCACAGGCACAG CCCTGCGGATCCTGAGCAATGGCATGTCGGTGCCCATCCTGGAGGGCCAGTCCCTGTTCCTCGCCTGCACAGTTGacagcaatccccctgcctcactGAGCTGGTTCCGGGAGGGAAAAGCCCTCAATCCTTCCCAGACCTCAGTGTCTGGGATCCTGGAGCTGCCCAACATAGGAGCTACAGAGGGAGGGGAATTCACCTGCCAGGTTCGGCACCCACTGGGCTCCCAGCACCTGTCCTTCATCCTTTCTGTGGAGA GAAGCTCCTCTTCCTGCATATGTGTAACTGAGAAACAGCAGGGCTCCTGGCCCCTTGTCCTCACCTTGATCAGGGGGGCTGTCATGGGGGCTGGCTTCCTCCTAACCTACAGCCTCACCTGGATCTACTATACCAG GTGTGGAGGCCCCCAGTGGAGCAGGGCTGAGAGGCCTGGCTGA